The Subtercola sp. PAMC28395 genome segment TGTTCGCCGGCGTGGTCGCCACGTAGAGCATCGGCACTTCGAGCAGGAGCTCGCCAGCATCCTGTGGCGTCTCAGACTGTGCAGTGAAGGCGGCCTGGCGGCGCTTTCGGGCCCGCCAGCCGAGCGCCATGGCGGCGTAGATGACGATCAGGATCGCCAGGACGATGAGTGCGGGGCCGATTCTATCCATGAGTGCTTCCTGTTTTCCACGCTGCGACGCTTGCCGCGACCTCAGCGCTGTCGAGCACGGTGCCGCCGAAGACGGTCGGGTAGCCGTGATGGAAGGTGTACTCGACCCGGCCCGACAGGGCCATGCCGAGGAACGGTGAATTCGTGCTCTTCCCAGCGAGCCGGTCGAGACCGAAGACGCTGGTGCTGTTCGGGTCGTGGAGGGTGAAGTTGGCCGGGGAGCCGACTTCGAACGCGTGCGAGTGGTCGGCAAGGCGGCCGATCTCCGCCGGGGTCTGCGAGAGCACCCGGGCGATGTCTGCCCACGTGAGCAGGCCGGTGTCGACGAGCGCCGTCTGGGCGACCGAGAGCGCCGATTCGAGGCCGACCATGCCGAATGACGCCGCGTCCCACTCGGATTCCTTCGATTCGGCGGGGTGCGGCGCGTGGTCGGTGGCGATGATGTCGATCGTGCCGTCAGCAAGCCCGGCACGAAGCGCATGCACGTCGTCGTCCCGGCGCAATGGTGGGTTCACTTTGTACCGCGCGTCATAGGAACGGATGAGGTCTTCGGTGAGCAGCAGGTGGTGGGGTGTCGCCTCGGCCGTCACCGCGATGCCGCGGGATTTCGCCCAGCGGATGACCTCGACCGAGCCGGCAGTCGAGACGTGACAGACGTGCAGCCGGGCACCGACGTGCTCGGCCAGCAGCACGTCGCGCGCAATGATCGACTCCTCGGCCACGGCCGGCCAGCCCTTGAGCCCGAGTTCGCTTGAGAGTGCACCCTCGTTCATCTGGGAGTTCTCGGTGAGTCGTGGGTCTTGCGCGTGCTGTGCGACGACCCCGTCGAAGGTCTTCACGTACTCGAGGGCCCGGCGCATGAGCAGCGAGTCGTGAACACACTTGCCGTCATCGGAGAAGACCCGGACGCGAGCTCGTGAGTGCGCCATGGCGCCGATCTCGCTCAGTCGTTCACCGGCAAGGCCGACGGTGACGGCGCCGATCGGGCGCACGGTTGCGAAGCCAGCGACATCACCCAATGCCTGCACCTGTTCGACCACGCCTGCAGTGTCAGACACCGGCAAAGTGTTCGCCATGGCGAAGACACTCGTGAACCCGCCGGCCGCAGCCGCGCGAGTGCCGGTGAGAACGGTCTCGCTCTGCTCGAAACCCGGCTCGCGCAGGTGCGTGTGGAGGTCGACCAGGCCGGGCAGGGCGAGCAGGCCGTCTGCATCGATGACCGTGGCGCCATGGGCGTCGAGCGAGCGACCCACCGCCCTCAGGCGACCGCCCTGTACGAGGAGGTCAGCCCGCTCACCGGTGGGCAGGGTTGTACCCGAGACCAGGTAGCCGAGGCTCGCAAGTGTGTCTGTGCTGGAAGGTGAGTCGCTCACGACAGGGCCTCTCGTTCGCCGGAAAGTAGGAGATACAGCACCGCCATGCGAATGGAGACCCCGTTGGTGACCTGCTCGAGAACGGTCGACTGCGCTGAGTCGGCAGCAGCGGCCGAGATCTCCAGGCCCCGGTTCATCGGGCCGGGGTGCATCACAATCGTATCCGCGCGAAGCCGGCCGAACCGCACATCGTCAAGGCCCCACTCGCGGGAGTACTCTCTGGCGTTGGGAAAGAACGCCGCATTCATGCGTTCACTCTGAATACGCAGCATCATCACGACGTCGGGCTCGGACTCCCGCAGCACCCGGTCTAGGTCATAGCTCACTGTCGCCGGCCAGGTCTCGACGCCGAACGGCACCAGGGTGGCCGGGGCCACGAAGGTGACATGTGCGCCGAGGGTCTGCAGCAGCCAGAGGTTCGACCGCGCCACCCGCGAATGCAGGATGTCGCCGACGAT includes the following:
- a CDS encoding dihydroorotase, with translation MVSGTTLPTGERADLLVQGGRLRAVGRSLDAHGATVIDADGLLALPGLVDLHTHLREPGFEQSETVLTGTRAAAAGGFTSVFAMANTLPVSDTAGVVEQVQALGDVAGFATVRPIGAVTVGLAGERLSEIGAMAHSRARVRVFSDDGKCVHDSLLMRRALEYVKTFDGVVAQHAQDPRLTENSQMNEGALSSELGLKGWPAVAEESIIARDVLLAEHVGARLHVCHVSTAGSVEVIRWAKSRGIAVTAEATPHHLLLTEDLIRSYDARYKVNPPLRRDDDVHALRAGLADGTIDIIATDHAPHPAESKESEWDAASFGMVGLESALSVAQTALVDTGLLTWADIARVLSQTPAEIGRLADHSHAFEVGSPANFTLHDPNSTSVFGLDRLAGKSTNSPFLGMALSGRVEYTFHHGYPTVFGGTVLDSAEVAASVAAWKTGSTHG